The Oncorhynchus tshawytscha isolate Ot180627B linkage group LG16, Otsh_v2.0, whole genome shotgun sequence nucleotide sequence agcgaccacctggtagatgtagtctcttatggtcaatattccaatgatatgcctacaaatacgtcacaatgctctcgacaccttggggaagcgacagaaagcttaagctcattcgtggcccattcacagccatataaggaaaaaatacggcacttcctgattggatttttatctgggtttcgcctgtaacatcagttctgtgggactcgcagacaatatctttgcagttttggaaacgtcagagtattttctttccaaagctgtcaattatatgcatagtcgcatctttttgtgacaaaatatcttgtttaaaatgaccgtttttcatccaaaaattaaaatggcGCCCCGTATATCCAAGAAgttacaaaaataaacatattctgTTCTCTTAGGTAGGCGACGTCACCATTCTGGTGAATAATGCAGCAGTGGTTCATGGGAAGAGTCTGATGGACAGTGACGATGATGCCCTGATGAAGactcaacacatcaacacactggGCCAGTTCTGGGTGAGTGTTGAAAAATATATTTCCTTTAGATAAGTACTGTATGTTGATACAGGAAAGTACTAATTCGTTATGGCTTGTATAATGTATTGAAGCATTTTAtgaattttgatttgtttcagttATTTGAAATATAAGGGTTATCtttccacatacagtggggcaaaaaagtacactgctcaaaaaaagggaacacttaaacaacacaatgtaactctaagtcaatcacacttaagaagcaacactgattgacaatacatttcacatgctgttgtgcaaatggaatagacaacaggtggaaattataggcaattagcaagacacccccaataaaggagtggttctgcaggtggtgacaacttctcagttcctatgcttcctggctgatgttttggtcacttttgaatgctggcggtgctttcactctagtggtagcatgagactgagtctacaacccacacaagtggctcaggtagtgcagctcatccaggatgacacatcaatgtgagctgtggcaagaaggttttctgtgtctgtcagcatagtgtccagagaaTGGAGgctctaccaggagacaggccagtacatcaggagatgtggaggaggccgtaggagggcaacaacccagcagcaggaccgctacctccgcctttgtgcaaggaggagcaggaggagcactgccagagccctgcaaaatgacctccagcaggccacaaatgtgcatgtgtctgctcaaacggtcagaaacagactccatgagggtggtatgagggcccgacgtccacaggtcaggacgtttggcatttgctagagaacaccaagattggcaaattcgccactggcaccctgtgctcttcacagatgaaagcaggttcacactgagcacatgtgacagacgtgacagtctggagacaccatggagaacgttctgctacctgcaacatcctccagcatgaccggtttggcggtgggtcagtcatggtgtggggtagcatttctttgggggggccgcacagccgtccatgtgctcgccagaggtagcctaactgccattaggtaccgagatgaaatcctcagaccccttgtgagaccatatgctggtgcggttggccctgggttcctcctaatgctagacctcatgtggctggagtgtgtcagcagttcctgcaagaggaaggcattgatgctatggactggcccgcccgttccccagacctgaatccaattgagcacatctgggacatcatgtctcgctccatccaccaacgccacattgcaccacagactgtccaggagttggcagatgctttagtccaggtctgggagtagatccctcaggagaccatccgccacctcatcaggagcatgcccaggcgttgtagggaggtcatacaggcacgtggaggccacacacactactgagcctcattttgacttgttttaaggacattacatcaaagttagatcagcctgtagtgtgggtttccactttaattttgtgtgactccaaatccagacctccatgggttgatacatttgatttccattgattaatttttgtgtgattttgttgtcagcacattcaactatgtaaagaaaaaagtatttaataagaatatttcattcattcagatctaggatgtgttattttagtgttccctttatttttttgagcagtgtatgtgtacgtacatacatacatacagtaccagtcacattaaaaatcctacaatgtgattttctgtattatatttttttctctcattttgtctgtcatagttgaagtgtacctatgatgaaaattacaggcctcatctttttaagtgggagaacttgcacaattggtggctgactaaatatttttttgccccactatgttGATACCACAATATATGAAGGGGAGAAGTTATGTTTTTAGAACTCTATCTACTACTGGTCTCAATATGACTCCCTGTTtgaaatgaaggttaaataaaaataattaaagaatCAATAGATCTAAAATCAAATGCTGGTACCTGAGAAAGCTTGCTGACACTTTTAGAAGGATCTCATGATGTTGGAGTTTGTCTTCTGATTTGCTCTAATGGGATGTGGAACAGGTTCGGTTCCCCAATTCCCTCTGAGTGCTGCAACTCCTCTCTTATTCTTGCGAATTCCTGAAGGTAGGAAGGGAACTCATTTTGAGAGAAGCGTGAATGAACGGCTTGGGAATAGTAGTGAGTGGAGCAGAACAATGTGCAGACGGtcatgtttctctgtctctctccctctctccagaccACCAAAGCTTTCCTACCCCGCATTCTGGAACTTTGCCATGGCCACGTGGTGTGCATCAACTCCatactgtccctgtcctccatCCCGGGGGCCATAGATTATTGCACCTCCAAGGCATCATCCCTGGCCTTCATGGAGAGCCTGACCCTGGGCCTGCTGGACTGCCCAGGGGTGGGCTGCACCACCGTGCTCCCCTTCCACACCAACACAGACATGTTTCAGGGCATGAAAGTCAGGTGAGTGTACCCACCATGGGATACCATACATTGGAACTACCATATATTGAGTCTACCATATATGGCACTCTATATGGCACTCACACAGAATTGACACATGGACTCAGAGGTTCCATAGAAAGCAATGGATGAAATGTCAACACGGACCAATCCCATTCACACATCAGTAACAGGAAGAATGAATCGATATTGTGAAAGAAATTCACCAAGACACATTTGACAAtgacttaaatcaaatcaaattttatttgtcacatacacatggttagcagatgttaatgcgagtgtagcgaaatgcttgtgcatctgCTAACCAGATGTTCTACCATTACTTACagggttaaataaaagtgaagtGAAGGTAAAGTGTTGTAATGTGTTCATCCCCCAGATTCCCTCAGCTCTTCCCACCGCTGAATCCTGAGCTGGTGGCCCAGCGGACGGTGGACGCCGTCCGGACCAACACGCCGTTCGTCTACTTACCATGGACCATGCACGCTCTCGTTATCCTCAAGAGGTAGGGGAACCGAATCCCAGGCACGACACCAGAGTAGCCTACTACTAAGTTAGATGAGGCGGTGACACTGGGTCTTCTGAGTGCCAACATCTGTGTTAGCCCTCTGAACTAAAGCCCTAGGGATTAGCTTGGGGAGttaacacaagtcttcaggtctcagacaAAGTTCACCTTCATCTAAGTGTGGTTCAATGATCTACCTCTGTTAGATAAACATGCTCCATTCTCTTCTCCAACAGCCTCCTGCCTCAGGCGGCCCTGGAGGAGATCCATCGCTTCTCAGGGTGCTACACCTGCATGGACACCTTCAAGGGACGGACATAGGAATGGAGGCCAGGCACGAGTACTGCCCTGGTCGTTCTTGAATTGCGGTGGCATTTGCGTCGCTTGCCTTTGCAACcatgaaaaacacatttaaaatgaCATAGTTACACATCATAAATGTTTTTGTATATATTGAACTGTTTATAAATGGTAGAACATAATGTAAGTCCTTTATCCTGCAGAACTGTGGGTTTaggcattgtttaaagtac carries:
- the LOC112215877 gene encoding short-chain dehydrogenase/reductase 3 isoform X2 gives rise to the protein MGQKKVILWGRTERCLKETCEEISLTTGVECHYFLCDVANREEVYKQAKVVREKVGDVTILVNNAAVVHGKSLMDSDDDALMKTQHINTLGQFWTTKAFLPRILELCHGHVVCINSILSLSSIPGAIDYCTSKASSLAFMESLTLGLLDCPGVGCTTVLPFHTNTDMFQGMKVRFPQLFPPLNPELVAQRTVDAVRTNTPFVYLPWTMHALVILKSLLPQAALEEIHRFSGCYTCMDTFKGRT
- the LOC112215877 gene encoding short-chain dehydrogenase/reductase 3 isoform X1, encoding MWIVQLYSQKKASLYLKVVMELNNLGHALIFPFNILFCILKACFGLLLPSRRKDLRGEVVLITGGGRGIGRHLGKEFAKHGAKKVILWGRTERCLKETCEEISLTTGVECHYFLCDVANREEVYKQAKVVREKVGDVTILVNNAAVVHGKSLMDSDDDALMKTQHINTLGQFWTTKAFLPRILELCHGHVVCINSILSLSSIPGAIDYCTSKASSLAFMESLTLGLLDCPGVGCTTVLPFHTNTDMFQGMKVRFPQLFPPLNPELVAQRTVDAVRTNTPFVYLPWTMHALVILKSLLPQAALEEIHRFSGCYTCMDTFKGRT